In the Caenorhabditis elegans chromosome X genome, one interval contains:
- the F53H8.3 gene encoding Major facilitator superfamily (MFS) profile domain-containing protein (Confirmed by transcript evidence), whose product MVTSRYLITVTTVVLGGSAQFYSYGVVNPAQVVITDWINQTYIDRYKAPLSLTVSNVIWSFVVSSIAIGAILGASFTRIIGEKYGRRNGMFFNGILNVFAALFELVAKRFSSPELLIFGRFVYGINMGLSSGLVPMYLMEITPYKYRGPAGTLHQIAVAFSDWFSLLIGLPEVLGDQNNWPLAFALPGLPALALVCILPFCPESPKYTLGTKHDRDKALKDVELLIGKEQAPHMFESIVREVALDEGDGTFRELFTRPDLRIPLAVSIIVMIAQQFTGCTAVFAFSTDMFLNAGLTPVIARFSTLAIGIVYFLFACTSPFLIHKVGRRWLSLFQLASCMVALMLLSLFTFLQNYENIEWARYGTIFSLVFYMCVYGVGSPIPWIIASELFTQQFRATAVTVSVFVAWTFAFIVSTSYLPFQQLVGITFSYFPFIIGLAVFGIFIYVLLPETRDRPMVEIVTEVHHRTASLSAGRPWDASRPPSRQEVQRLLDTMDPRSYSSYDNSTLED is encoded by the exons ATGGTAACCTCCAG ATATCTCATCACAGTAACCACTGTAGTATTAGGCGGAAGCGCACAATTTTACAGTTATGGAGTAGTCAACCCTGCACAAGTGGTTATCACTGACTGGATTAATCAGACTTATATTGATAG gTATAAAGCGCCGTTGTCATTAACTGTTTCAAATGTTATATGGTCGTTTGTTGTATCAAGTATTGCAATTGGAGCAATTCTCGGAGCATCTTTTACGAG AATAATTGGAGAGAAGTATGGAAGACGAAACGGGATGTTTTTCAATGGAATTCTTAATGTTTTTGCTGCACTTTTTGAATTAGTAGCCAAAAGATTTAG CTCGCCAGAATTGTTGATATTTGGACGTTTTGTGTATGGAATAAACATGGGTTTATCAAGTGGTCTTGTGCCGATGTATTTGATGGAGATCACACCGTATAAGTATCGTGGACCAGCTGGAACTTTGCATCag ataGCTGTTGCTTTTTCTGACTGGTTCTCATTGCTAATTGGTTTGCCCGAAGTTCTCGGAGACCAAAATAACTGGCCATTAGCATTTGCACTTCCCGGACTTCCAGCTCTTGCTCTGGTCTGCATTTTACCATTTTGTCCGGAATCGCCAAAATACACACTTGGAACGAAGCATGACAGAGACAAAGCATTGAAGGATGTTGAGCTGTTAATTGGAAAGGAGCAAGCACCTCACATGTTTGAGTCAATTGTCAGGGAGGTTGCTTTGGAtgaa GGAGATGGAACCTTCCGGGAGCTCTTCACTAGACCAGATCTCAGAATTCCCCTTGCCGTCTCTATAATCGTCATGATAGCTCAACAATTCACCGGATGTACAGCAGTATTTGCATTCTCCACTGACATGTTCCTTAATGCAGGGCTCACTCC AGTGATCGCAAGATTTAGTACACTTGCAATCGGCATTGTATACTTTTTGTTCGCATGTACAAGTCCGTTCCTAATTCACAAAGTTGGAAGACGGTGGCTATCATTGTTCCAGTTAGCCAGTTGTATGGTGGCTTTGATGTTGCTCtctttattcacatttttgcagaattacgaaaat atCGAATGGGCTAGATACGGAACAATATTTTCTCTGGTGTTCTACATGTGTGTCTATGGTGTTGGTTCTCCAATCCCATGGATCATTGCAAGTGAACTTTTTACACAGCAG ttcCGGGCAACCGCTGTGACAGTGTCGGTATTTGTTGCGTGGACATTTGCGTTTATCGTTAGCACATCTTATCTACCATTCCAGCAG cttgttGGAATCACATTCAGTTATTTCCCCTTCATCATCGGGCTTGCCGTTTTCGGTATCTTCATTTATGTCCTACTTCCGG AAACTCGTGATCGACCAATGGTTGAAATTGTGACAGAAGTTCATCACCGAACAGCTTCCTTGTCAGCTGGAAGACCATGGGATGCTAGTCGGCCACCAAGTCGTCAAGAGGTTCAACGTCTGTTGGATACAATGGATCCACGGAGTTATAGCTCTTATGATAATTCCACTTTGGAGGATTAA